A part of Lacerta agilis isolate rLacAgi1 chromosome 7, rLacAgi1.pri, whole genome shotgun sequence genomic DNA contains:
- the ODF1 gene encoding outer dense fiber protein 1: protein MATLCNALEAVRRDLRRTDREIKKRLRLMDMSCCPKSCEVQATCLCDISLHPHCCCLLHPYPHCLCDILCCRPCRPPCLSPMERKAIRAKIEAEQELARIRRRITKMMAACSRPKLLALMDVKGFDPEDITVCVQDGKVKVSAEHEEEFKTCRGKEYNYSTVTKEICLPPGVCENEVTYTIGPCSLVRIESPGCVPACLLSLL, encoded by the exons ATGGCAACGCTCTGCAACGCCCTGGAAGCTGTTAGGCGAGATTTAAGGCGAACCGACAGAGAAATAAAGAAGCGCTTAAGGCTTATGGACATGAGTTGCTGCCCTAAATCCTGCGAAGTCCAGGCAACCTGCCTCTGTGATATAAGTCTCCACCCACACTGTTGCTGTCTTCTCCACCCCTACCCGCACTGCCTGTGTGACATACTATGCTGTCGTCCCTGTAGACCGCCTTGCCTCTCACCTATGGAGCGTAAAGCTATCAGGGCTAAGATAGAAGCTGAGCAAGAACTGGCCAG AATTCGAAGAAGGATTACTAAGATGATGGCAGCATGTAGCCGCCCAAAGCTGCTGGCTTTAATGGACGTTAAGGGTTTCGACCCAGAAGACATTACAGTGTGTGTACAAGATGGGAAAGTTAAAGTGTCGGCTGAGCACGAGGAAGAATTTAAGACTTGCAGAGGGAAGGAGTACAACTACTCAACCGTCACCAAGGAGATCTGCttgccaccaggggtgtgtgagAATGAAGTCACTTATACCATAGGACCCTGCAGTCTCGTGAGGATAGAGTCCCCAGGCTGtgtccctgcctgcctgcttagCCTGCTTTGA